Proteins from a genomic interval of Marmoricola sp. OAE513:
- the modA gene encoding molybdate ABC transporter substrate-binding protein, with product MRFFRTRTRVLTAVAAVSLALTVAACGSDDSDDPSSSTPERTITVYAAASLTGTFTELGKQFEKEHPGASVEFSFGGSSDLVTQIQEGAPADVFASADVKNMTKLTDDELEGQLPINFASNTLEIVTPPDNPAKIDSLDDLAGKGVDLVLCAPEVPCGSAAQTVATAANLKLKPVSEEQSVKDVLAKVTSGEADAGLVYVTDVIAAGDAVKGITFPESSSAVNTYPITTVKDSKQAALAEEFVEFVLSTAGQAVLADAGFGKP from the coding sequence ATGCGTTTCTTCCGCACCCGCACCCGCGTCCTCACCGCTGTCGCTGCCGTGTCCCTCGCCCTGACCGTCGCCGCCTGCGGCTCGGACGACTCCGACGACCCGTCGAGCAGCACCCCGGAGCGGACGATCACCGTGTACGCCGCAGCGTCCCTGACCGGCACCTTCACCGAGCTCGGCAAGCAGTTCGAGAAGGAGCACCCCGGCGCGAGCGTGGAGTTCTCCTTCGGCGGCTCCTCCGACCTGGTCACCCAGATCCAGGAGGGCGCGCCCGCCGACGTCTTCGCCTCGGCCGACGTCAAGAACATGACCAAGCTGACCGACGACGAGCTGGAGGGCCAGCTGCCGATCAACTTCGCCTCCAACACCCTCGAGATCGTCACGCCGCCGGACAACCCGGCCAAGATCGACTCGCTCGACGACCTCGCTGGCAAGGGCGTCGACCTGGTGCTGTGCGCTCCCGAAGTCCCGTGCGGCAGTGCCGCCCAGACGGTCGCCACCGCCGCGAACCTGAAGCTCAAGCCGGTCAGCGAGGAGCAGTCGGTCAAGGACGTGCTCGCCAAGGTCACCTCGGGTGAGGCCGACGCCGGTCTGGTCTACGTGACCGACGTGATCGCAGCCGGCGACGCGGTCAAGGGCATCACGTTCCCGGAGAGCTCCTCGGCCGTGAACACCTACCCGATCACCACGGTCAAGGACAGCAAGCAGGCCGCCCTCGCCGAGGAATTCGTCGAGTTCGTGCTCAGCACGGCCGGCCAGGCCGTCCTCGCGGACGCCGGGTTCGGCAAGCCCTGA
- a CDS encoding PaaI family thioesterase, which produces MEMTAFKLVDVTDAEVDEVEERYGPLAAAVRELVDATIRSNVGDDVVGPATEQIRAITEKLRADQVDGPAGVNYNATGRAWNWGNAAIGLRNGAAPPMEVVHDPDGRMHADVHLGAAYEGPPGCAHGGVSALLLDHIMGVTASGMNRVTLTGTLTLRYVNPLPLGDVRLDAWISGEEGRKVFVDATIKGSAGVALEAHGVFIIPRWSGDFEAVVASDAGPS; this is translated from the coding sequence ATGGAAATGACCGCGTTCAAGCTCGTCGACGTGACCGACGCGGAGGTCGACGAGGTCGAGGAGCGGTACGGACCGCTGGCCGCCGCCGTGCGCGAGCTGGTCGACGCGACCATCCGCAGCAACGTCGGAGACGACGTCGTCGGGCCGGCGACCGAGCAGATCCGGGCGATCACCGAGAAGCTGCGCGCCGACCAGGTCGACGGTCCCGCGGGGGTCAACTACAACGCCACCGGGCGCGCCTGGAACTGGGGCAACGCAGCGATCGGCCTGCGCAACGGCGCGGCGCCGCCGATGGAGGTCGTCCACGACCCCGACGGCAGGATGCATGCCGACGTCCACCTCGGTGCGGCGTACGAAGGCCCTCCGGGCTGCGCGCACGGAGGGGTCAGCGCGCTGCTGCTCGACCACATCATGGGCGTCACGGCCAGTGGCATGAACCGGGTGACGCTGACCGGCACGTTGACCCTGCGCTACGTGAACCCGCTGCCGCTCGGCGACGTCCGGCTGGACGCCTGGATCTCCGGCGAGGAGGGGCGCAAGGTGTTCGTCGACGCGACCATCAAGGGGTCGGCCGGCGTGGCGCTGGAGGCCCACGGAGTCTTCATCATCCCGCGGTGGTCGGGCGACTTCGAGGCTGTCGTCGCGAGCGACGCGGGCCCGTCCTAG